In Parasegetibacter sp. NRK P23, a single genomic region encodes these proteins:
- a CDS encoding NTP transferase domain-containing protein: MTTDKLKTLRVPVEKRAIIVLAAGASMRMGSPKQLLPYKGKTLLQHVVDTARAAEVSLVVTVLGANAEAILQQSGAGINPYVVNENWQEGMASSIQSGLKKVLELLPGLEAVVFLVGDQPFLSSAVIDELFVLMENTRAPIVACKYGSVVGVPALFHKTTFSALMELKGAEGAKKLIKAEGEKAALLDFPQGAIDIDTQEDYLRLLK; this comes from the coding sequence ATGACAACAGATAAGTTGAAAACGTTACGTGTACCAGTTGAAAAACGCGCCATTATTGTGCTTGCGGCAGGCGCGTCCATGCGTATGGGTAGTCCTAAACAGTTGTTGCCATACAAAGGAAAAACGCTTTTGCAACATGTGGTTGATACCGCGAGAGCAGCGGAAGTTTCGTTGGTGGTAACGGTACTCGGGGCGAATGCGGAAGCTATTCTTCAACAATCAGGTGCGGGAATCAATCCTTATGTAGTGAACGAAAACTGGCAGGAGGGAATGGCTTCTTCAATACAATCCGGGTTGAAAAAAGTGCTGGAGTTGCTCCCCGGTCTTGAAGCGGTAGTTTTCCTGGTGGGCGATCAACCTTTTCTGAGCAGTGCAGTTATCGACGAGCTTTTTGTACTGATGGAAAACACCAGGGCGCCCATCGTTGCCTGTAAGTACGGAAGCGTTGTGGGTGTTCCCGCCTTATTTCACAAGACTACTTTTTCAGCACTGATGGAGTTGAAAGGAGCGGAAGGCGCGAAGAAACTCATTAAGGCGGAAGGCGAGAAAGCAGCACTGCTGGATTTTCCGCAAGGTGCGATTGATATAGATACACAGGAGGATTACCTCAGACTCTTAAAATAA
- a CDS encoding XdhC family protein, whose protein sequence is MSKEIRNIVSAYEAACAANRKVVLATVVHVEGSSYRRPGARMLVEEDGMITGAISGGCLEGDALRRAMHVIALNEKRLITYDTTLDDDLEFGVQLGCNGVVHILFEPVHPADEMNPVLLLKKCIEAGEMDKVLVTLFKLNDPQYQEAGTCMFFANAAVYSNHRIEEGVLAELREGISMAFEQRRSAKIDMEAKRLTALIQWVKPPVSLIVIGAGNDALPLVEMAAVIGWDVTVADGRSSHASLKRFPKVNRIIVGKPDEVVAKLTVDCNTALVLMTHNFNYDRDCLKALSAHAPAYIGCLGPKKRLERIWGELEEHGAQLQEDFRKIVHGPAGLDIGAELPEEIALSIIAEIKAVFENRNGAFLKNRQAPIHDNR, encoded by the coding sequence ATGAGTAAAGAGATCAGGAATATTGTGTCCGCTTACGAAGCTGCCTGCGCTGCCAACAGAAAAGTGGTACTGGCTACTGTAGTGCATGTAGAGGGTTCCTCGTACCGCAGGCCCGGCGCAAGAATGCTGGTGGAGGAAGATGGCATGATTACCGGCGCCATCAGCGGCGGATGTCTGGAAGGAGATGCCTTGCGTCGCGCCATGCATGTGATCGCGCTGAATGAAAAAAGATTAATTACTTACGATACTACCCTGGATGATGACCTTGAATTCGGGGTGCAATTGGGTTGTAATGGTGTGGTGCATATTCTTTTCGAACCAGTTCATCCTGCCGATGAAATGAATCCCGTTCTTTTACTGAAGAAATGTATTGAAGCGGGTGAGATGGATAAGGTGCTTGTTACCTTATTCAAGCTGAACGATCCCCAATACCAGGAGGCTGGAACATGTATGTTCTTTGCCAATGCAGCTGTGTACAGCAACCACAGGATAGAGGAAGGGGTACTGGCTGAATTGCGCGAAGGTATTTCGATGGCTTTCGAACAAAGACGTTCTGCAAAAATAGACATGGAAGCAAAGAGGCTTACCGCGCTGATCCAATGGGTGAAGCCGCCTGTTTCCCTGATAGTGATCGGAGCCGGAAACGATGCCCTGCCGCTGGTGGAAATGGCCGCGGTAATTGGTTGGGATGTAACAGTGGCCGATGGCCGGAGCAGCCACGCCAGTTTAAAAAGATTCCCCAAAGTAAACAGGATTATCGTTGGTAAACCGGATGAGGTGGTCGCGAAGTTAACCGTGGACTGCAATACCGCGTTGGTGCTGATGACGCATAATTTCAATTACGACCGCGATTGCTTAAAGGCGCTCAGCGCACATGCCCCGGCGTATATCGGTTGCCTTGGTCCAAAAAAGCGCCTGGAAAGGATATGGGGTGAACTGGAAGAACATGGTGCCCAACTACAGGAGGACTTCAGAAAAATCGTTCACGGTCCCGCCGGACTTGATATCGGTGCGGAGTTGCCGGAAGAGATCGCACTGTCTATAATAGCGGAGATCAAAGCTGTTTTTGAAAACCGGAATGGTGCGTTCCTTAAAAACAGGCAGGCGCCGATCCATGACAACAGATAA
- a CDS encoding zinc-dependent alcohol dehydrogenase has translation MKALVFHSPKDVRVEQQPDPVIEDSRDVILKVTSTAICGSDLHIYNGMFPQPKPMVLGHEFMGEVVEAGLDVLKLKVGDRVVVPFPVACGSCFFCRMDMPVHCEHSNPEHYGPQGGLLDGKGGGLFGYTDLYGGYSGGQAEYVRVPYANNGPRIVPAGMTDDQVLFLTDIFPTGWSAIDWAELKGGETVVVFGCGPVGIMAQKAAWLKGAGRVIGVDILPYRLEMARRSASVETINAAENDPVEVIREWTGGYGADVCVDAVGMEADRNWLEKAANVIQGEKGSMKVLEACFDAVRRGGTVTVVGVYGTPYNKFPLHQIFDKGIKVMGGQAWVHKYIDELMQLVVTGKVVLDDIITHKVALNSAPDMYDIFNKKEDNCVKVVLNPWM, from the coding sequence ATGAAAGCATTGGTGTTCCATAGTCCGAAAGATGTAAGGGTTGAGCAACAGCCCGATCCGGTAATTGAAGATAGCCGCGATGTGATTCTGAAAGTAACTTCCACAGCCATCTGTGGTTCCGATCTGCACATATACAACGGCATGTTCCCGCAGCCGAAGCCCATGGTACTGGGGCACGAGTTCATGGGAGAAGTGGTGGAAGCGGGTCTGGATGTACTGAAGCTGAAAGTGGGCGACAGGGTGGTGGTGCCCTTTCCTGTGGCATGTGGTTCCTGCTTCTTCTGCCGGATGGATATGCCCGTGCATTGTGAACATTCCAACCCGGAACATTACGGTCCGCAGGGAGGACTGCTGGATGGAAAAGGAGGTGGACTTTTCGGCTACACCGACCTGTATGGCGGTTACAGTGGCGGCCAGGCGGAATACGTGCGTGTGCCTTACGCCAACAACGGGCCCAGGATCGTGCCCGCCGGAATGACCGACGACCAGGTGCTTTTCCTGACGGATATTTTCCCTACGGGTTGGTCCGCTATCGACTGGGCGGAATTAAAAGGAGGAGAAACAGTGGTCGTGTTCGGCTGCGGTCCTGTCGGGATTATGGCTCAGAAAGCGGCCTGGCTGAAAGGTGCCGGTCGGGTGATTGGCGTGGACATTCTACCTTACCGCCTTGAAATGGCCCGCCGTTCCGCTTCCGTGGAAACGATCAATGCTGCGGAAAATGATCCCGTTGAAGTGATCCGCGAATGGACCGGCGGCTACGGGGCTGATGTATGTGTGGATGCCGTGGGTATGGAAGCCGACCGGAACTGGCTGGAAAAAGCCGCTAATGTGATCCAGGGCGAGAAGGGGTCCATGAAGGTACTTGAAGCATGCTTCGATGCGGTAAGAAGGGGTGGAACAGTAACGGTGGTAGGGGTTTACGGCACGCCATACAACAAATTCCCACTCCATCAGATTTTCGATAAGGGCATTAAAGTAATGGGCGGACAGGCATGGGTGCACAAATACATTGATGAGCTGATGCAGCTTGTTGTAACCGGGAAGGTGGTGCTCGATGATATCATCACGCACAAAGTGGCGCTGAACAGCGCGCCTGATATGTACGATATCTTCAATAAGAAAGAGGACAATTGTGTGAAAGTGGTGCTGAATCCGTGGATGTAG
- a CDS encoding DUF72 domain-containing protein, producing METGRFFAGTSGWHYKHWKNTFYPADVKQKEQFTFYTRYFDTVEINNSFCRLPEASTLTAWQEKSPEAFLFAMKAGRFLTHLKKLDVDQASVHRFLDVFSHLGDKLGPVLFQLPPGWQVNVERLRAFFLLLPQGLRYVFEFRNSSWYNEEVYAVLRTHNAGFCIYELAGHLSPEEVTADFVYIRLHGPGAKYQGSYPDETLETWATKVLLWMEEGKDVYLYFDNDDSGFAPQNALTIKKIVSQKIKSYESIGVP from the coding sequence ATGGAAACGGGACGCTTCTTCGCCGGCACTTCCGGATGGCATTATAAACACTGGAAAAACACCTTCTATCCTGCTGATGTAAAACAGAAAGAGCAGTTCACTTTTTATACCCGGTACTTTGATACGGTAGAGATCAACAATTCCTTCTGCCGGCTTCCTGAAGCGTCCACGCTTACCGCATGGCAGGAGAAAAGTCCGGAAGCATTTCTGTTTGCTATGAAAGCGGGCCGGTTCTTAACGCACCTGAAGAAGCTGGATGTTGACCAGGCGAGCGTGCACAGGTTTCTGGATGTGTTCTCGCACCTGGGTGATAAGCTGGGCCCGGTACTGTTCCAGCTTCCGCCTGGCTGGCAGGTGAATGTTGAAAGGTTGCGCGCTTTCTTTTTATTGCTTCCGCAGGGATTAAGGTATGTTTTTGAATTCAGGAATTCTTCCTGGTACAACGAGGAAGTGTATGCGGTGTTGCGGACCCACAATGCAGGATTCTGTATATACGAACTGGCAGGTCATCTTTCGCCTGAGGAAGTAACGGCTGATTTTGTGTACATCAGGTTGCACGGCCCGGGCGCAAAATACCAGGGTAGTTATCCGGACGAAACCCTGGAAACATGGGCTACGAAAGTACTGCTGTGGATGGAAGAAGGAAAAGACGTGTACCTCTATTTCGATAATGATGATTCCGGCTTCGCGCCTCAGAATGCGCTTACGATCAAAAAGATTGTTTCACAAAAAATAAAATCATATGAAAGCATTGGTGTTCCATAG
- a CDS encoding SDR family oxidoreductase: MEKMNTTNRNDYVLLTGATSGIGYELAKLFAADGFHLILVARNAERLQEVADELKTRYSVEVTPLSKDLFLPSAAREIYDFTKRMGIEVSVLVNDAGQGQWGPFVETELQRDLDIIQLNISSLVSLTKLYLRDMVAMGRGKILQLGSEAGTTPVPLLSVYAATKAFVLSFSAALANEMKDKNVTVTVLLPGATDTDFFHKAEQEDTVIYKEEKLSSPEEVALDGYQALMKGENKIISGAKTKYHVWMADFVGAKMSAENMRKKMEPSREADGRDESAHEASRKERAAIREKTNALSGDSSIGNQAPYDDSPGEIKPF; the protein is encoded by the coding sequence ATGGAAAAAATGAACACAACAAACAGGAACGATTATGTGCTGCTTACGGGCGCCACCAGCGGAATAGGATACGAACTGGCTAAGTTGTTCGCGGCCGACGGGTTCCATCTTATTCTCGTGGCGCGTAACGCTGAAAGGTTACAGGAAGTAGCCGATGAGCTGAAAACCCGGTATAGCGTGGAAGTAACGCCATTGTCCAAAGATTTGTTCCTGCCTTCGGCAGCCCGGGAAATATACGATTTCACGAAGCGCATGGGCATAGAAGTAAGTGTACTGGTAAATGATGCCGGTCAGGGACAATGGGGCCCATTCGTTGAAACGGAATTGCAAAGGGACCTCGATATTATTCAGTTGAACATTTCGTCCCTCGTTTCGCTTACTAAACTTTACCTCCGCGATATGGTGGCCATGGGCAGGGGAAAAATATTGCAATTGGGTTCCGAAGCGGGAACCACTCCTGTGCCCCTGCTTTCGGTATATGCGGCAACCAAGGCGTTCGTGCTCTCTTTCAGCGCGGCGCTCGCCAATGAAATGAAAGATAAGAATGTGACCGTTACCGTATTGCTGCCCGGTGCAACAGATACGGATTTCTTTCACAAAGCGGAGCAGGAGGATACTGTTATTTATAAAGAAGAAAAACTTTCTTCCCCCGAAGAAGTGGCGCTGGATGGCTACCAGGCACTCATGAAAGGGGAGAACAAGATCATATCCGGCGCGAAAACGAAGTACCATGTATGGATGGCAGATTTTGTTGGCGCGAAAATGAGTGCGGAGAACATGCGGAAAAAAATGGAACCCAGCAGGGAAGCCGATGGAAGGGACGAAAGTGCGCATGAGGCATCGCGTAAAGAAAGAGCGGCCATCCGGGAAAAAACGAATGCGTTGAGTGGTGATAGTTCCATCGGCAACCAGGCGCCTTATGATGATTCGCCCGGAGAAATAAAACCGTTTTAA
- a CDS encoding FAD-dependent oxidoreductase: MLKRDGANPSVWQGTADPYIVKNKTGKKEFDIAIAGGGITGITTALILQEAGFSCVILESETVCFGTTSGTTAHINTLLDVPYSTLSKNFGEENAALVRSCVAEALLFIEKNVYTYNADCGFKLQDAFLFASEEAQLKELDEIMEASEKAGIELMEAESIPVPVPFLKAMRADGQARFHPIRYVHALANAFEEAGGVIVEMSRVLEVEENEKVQVRTTGGDYFCNHLIYATHTPPGINFLHTRLVPYRSYAMAVTLEDELYPDHLTYDMYDPYHYYRTQVIDGRSYLIVGGKDHKTGKEANTEACFLALEAHIRKYFPVREVMYKWSSQYYESVDGLPYIGFLPGKERTLVATGFGGNGMIYSSVAALVLRDILLGKEHAAVKLFDPSRIKPVAGFTEFVKHNTGAVKELLKKLIPVQSIDVVAEMAPGEGRLVQYEGEKLGLYKDEQGMLHAVLPSCSHMHCDVQWNGTEKSWDCPCHGARYAPNGDLLNGPSTAPLKTIRLAD, from the coding sequence ATGCTGAAAAGAGACGGGGCAAATCCAAGCGTATGGCAGGGAACTGCCGATCCATATATCGTAAAAAATAAAACGGGTAAAAAGGAGTTTGATATCGCCATCGCAGGTGGTGGTATTACCGGGATCACTACCGCGCTGATCTTGCAGGAAGCCGGTTTCAGTTGCGTGATACTGGAGAGTGAAACAGTTTGTTTTGGCACCACTTCAGGCACTACCGCACACATCAATACTTTGCTGGATGTGCCATACAGCACGTTGTCGAAGAATTTTGGCGAGGAAAACGCGGCGCTGGTGCGTTCCTGTGTAGCGGAAGCTTTGCTTTTCATAGAGAAGAACGTATATACTTATAACGCAGACTGCGGTTTCAAACTGCAGGATGCTTTTTTATTCGCCAGCGAAGAAGCGCAACTGAAAGAACTGGATGAAATTATGGAGGCATCTGAAAAGGCCGGAATAGAATTGATGGAGGCTGAAAGCATTCCTGTGCCCGTCCCATTTTTGAAAGCGATGCGCGCCGACGGACAGGCAAGGTTTCATCCTATACGTTATGTGCATGCGCTGGCGAATGCGTTTGAAGAAGCGGGTGGGGTGATCGTGGAAATGTCCCGCGTTCTTGAAGTGGAGGAAAATGAAAAAGTGCAGGTGCGTACCACCGGAGGAGATTATTTCTGTAATCACCTGATCTACGCCACACATACGCCGCCGGGTATCAATTTCCTGCATACGAGGTTGGTGCCGTACAGGAGTTATGCCATGGCGGTAACGCTGGAAGATGAACTGTATCCCGACCACCTCACGTATGATATGTATGATCCCTACCATTATTACCGTACACAGGTGATTGATGGAAGATCATACCTGATCGTTGGTGGAAAGGACCACAAAACCGGGAAGGAAGCGAATACAGAAGCCTGTTTCCTGGCATTGGAGGCACATATCAGGAAGTATTTCCCGGTTCGTGAAGTAATGTATAAATGGTCCTCACAATATTATGAATCCGTGGATGGACTACCCTATATAGGATTTCTGCCCGGGAAAGAACGTACGCTGGTAGCCACCGGCTTCGGCGGGAATGGGATGATATACAGCAGTGTGGCGGCGTTGGTGTTGCGCGATATATTGCTGGGGAAAGAACATGCCGCCGTTAAACTTTTTGATCCCTCCCGCATAAAACCGGTTGCAGGGTTTACTGAATTCGTAAAACACAATACAGGTGCCGTGAAGGAGCTGCTGAAGAAGCTGATTCCCGTGCAAAGTATTGATGTGGTGGCAGAGATGGCGCCGGGTGAAGGAAGACTGGTACAATACGAAGGTGAGAAACTCGGTCTGTACAAAGACGAGCAGGGGATGCTGCACGCAGTGCTGCCTTCCTGCAGCCACATGCATTGCGATGTGCAATGGAACGGTACGGAAAAAAGCTGGGACTGTCCCTGCCACGGCGCAAGATATGCACCCAACGGCGACTTACTCAACGGTCCCTCAACGGCACCGCTAAAAACTATTCGCCTGGCTGATTAG
- the glgX gene encoding glycogen debranching protein GlgX, which yields MEDKYKLLPGQPHPLGATVFPDGVNFAIFCEHGEKVELCLFSNELPAAEEMVIQLQERTDHTWHGFVKGLKPGQCYGFRIHGPYDPAQGHRFNPNKLLMDPYAKAIAGNIEWHDHLFGYEMGHDQEDLSFSTHNSAPYVPKSVVVDDGFDWEDDKPPATPYHKTVIYEMHVKGFSQLHPEIPENIRGSFAAIATPAAVSYLKELGVTAVELLPVPQFVADRHLVEKGLTNYWGYNTIGFFSPEAAYASSGLKGEQVTEFKEMVKALHKEGIEVILDVVFNHTGEGNHMGPTLCFRGIDNSAYYRLDDDKRYNVDYTGTGNTLNAYQPHVLRLIMDSLRYWVREMHVDGFRFDLAATLARELKDVNALSGFFDIIYQDPVIGNVKLIAEPWDLGEDGYMVGQFPSGWAEWNDKYRDCMRDFWRGEPRNIAEFGTRFTGSADIYRNDYRCPTASINLVTAHDGFTLKDLVSYNEKHNEANKDNNTDGSDENRSWNCGAEGDTEDETVNSLRRQQQRNFLATLLLSQGVPMLLSGDEFGNTQFGNNNAYCQDNELSWLKWGNMDADLHSFVKKLIQLRKNHPVFSRRGWFKGWEFDADKTDDIAWFQPTGESMQDDYWREEQAQSLMVFLDGNGIDLPDEEGNKVTDKNFLLCFHAGAEEQAFRMPDEKFGKDWKEELRTSPLHENSTEIIKAGSDIVLPPRSVIVFSCDPV from the coding sequence ATGGAAGATAAATACAAACTATTACCGGGGCAGCCCCACCCGTTGGGGGCCACCGTTTTTCCCGATGGCGTCAACTTCGCGATCTTCTGTGAGCACGGGGAAAAAGTTGAACTGTGTTTGTTCAGCAACGAATTGCCCGCGGCAGAAGAGATGGTCATTCAGTTGCAGGAACGCACCGACCATACCTGGCACGGATTCGTAAAAGGGTTAAAGCCGGGTCAATGCTACGGCTTCCGCATACATGGTCCTTATGATCCGGCACAGGGCCACCGCTTCAATCCGAATAAATTGCTCATGGATCCTTACGCGAAGGCCATCGCGGGGAACATCGAATGGCACGATCACCTGTTCGGTTATGAGATGGGCCATGATCAGGAGGATCTTAGCTTCAGTACACACAACAGCGCACCCTATGTGCCCAAATCTGTGGTGGTAGATGATGGATTTGATTGGGAAGACGACAAGCCTCCGGCAACACCTTACCACAAAACGGTCATCTATGAAATGCATGTAAAAGGATTCTCCCAACTGCATCCGGAGATACCCGAAAATATCCGCGGTAGTTTTGCCGCCATTGCCACCCCCGCCGCGGTAAGCTATCTCAAAGAACTGGGTGTTACGGCTGTGGAGCTGCTGCCCGTGCCGCAATTTGTTGCCGACAGGCATCTTGTGGAGAAGGGACTCACAAATTACTGGGGATACAATACCATCGGTTTTTTCTCACCCGAAGCTGCTTATGCCTCCTCCGGGCTGAAAGGGGAACAGGTTACTGAGTTCAAGGAAATGGTGAAAGCACTGCACAAAGAAGGCATAGAAGTGATCCTGGATGTCGTGTTCAACCACACGGGAGAAGGCAATCACATGGGGCCGACGCTTTGTTTCAGAGGCATCGACAACAGCGCTTATTACCGGCTGGATGACGATAAAAGGTATAATGTGGATTACACAGGTACCGGCAATACCCTTAATGCTTATCAGCCACACGTGCTCCGGCTCATTATGGACAGTCTGCGCTACTGGGTAAGGGAAATGCATGTGGATGGATTCCGTTTCGACCTGGCGGCTACACTTGCCCGTGAATTAAAAGATGTGAACGCGCTGAGCGGTTTCTTCGACATCATTTACCAGGATCCCGTGATCGGAAATGTAAAGCTGATCGCGGAACCCTGGGACCTGGGGGAAGATGGTTACATGGTGGGGCAATTCCCTTCGGGATGGGCGGAATGGAACGACAAGTACCGCGATTGCATGCGCGATTTCTGGCGCGGCGAACCAAGGAATATCGCTGAATTCGGCACCCGCTTTACCGGTAGCGCAGATATCTACCGGAACGATTACCGTTGCCCCACCGCAAGCATTAACCTCGTGACCGCACATGACGGCTTTACCTTAAAGGACCTGGTTTCCTACAACGAAAAGCACAACGAAGCCAATAAAGACAATAATACGGATGGCAGTGATGAAAACCGGTCCTGGAACTGTGGCGCTGAAGGCGACACGGAAGATGAAACGGTGAATAGTTTAAGGCGGCAGCAACAGCGGAACTTCCTCGCCACGCTGCTGCTTTCCCAGGGCGTGCCCATGTTGCTCTCCGGCGATGAGTTTGGAAACACCCAGTTTGGCAACAACAACGCTTATTGCCAGGATAATGAACTGTCGTGGCTGAAATGGGGTAACATGGATGCCGACCTGCATTCATTTGTAAAGAAACTGATACAGTTGCGTAAAAACCACCCCGTGTTCAGCCGGAGAGGCTGGTTCAAAGGATGGGAGTTTGATGCGGACAAAACCGATGATATCGCCTGGTTCCAGCCCACAGGGGAATCCATGCAGGATGATTACTGGCGCGAAGAACAGGCGCAAAGCCTGATGGTGTTCCTCGACGGCAACGGCATCGACCTCCCCGACGAGGAAGGCAATAAAGTGACAGATAAGAACTTCCTGCTCTGTTTCCATGCCGGGGCGGAAGAACAGGCGTTTCGTATGCCTGATGAAAAATTCGGGAAAGATTGGAAGGAAGAACTCCGTACATCACCTCTTCATGAAAATTCAACTGAGATTATAAAAGCAGGCAGCGATATCGTGTTGCCACCACGAAGTGTAATCGTGTTTTCGTGCGACCCGGTTTGA
- a CDS encoding alpha-glucosidase translates to MFTGREAGCTPDSGTNIPISLLLTNDAMNGIFSGKRAWWKEGIVYQVYVRSFKDSNGDGIGDLKGMLAAVDYIAALGVDMVWINPVLASPNNDNGYDIRDFRAIMKEYGTMKDFEALLKALHKKNIRLIMDFVLNHTSDEHQWFKKAKRSRKSPYYQYYHWWPEENGKPPKRYSFFDPKGDAWTYNKATRSWYLHYFSAKMPDLNWEHEPVRNEMLDNVRFWFDKGVDGLRLDAVTYLSKDTSWPVISDKDIREKYREDWSYYLSQGPQLHEYLRELHDKVLQFYDVTTIAEAPGISHEEAPDFVKEERKELQMLYHFEGMQLGYAKSGFKRPDPDGYDLLKFKEIYSRWDKVFSRQGWGTVYLGNHDQPRMVSRWGNEAPGFRNVSAKMLITFLLTMRATPIFYNGDELGMANIRFENINDYRDVETLSMYQYLEHQGEDLEAFLRDQQFGARDNARTPFQWSGEKHAGFTNGEPWIKVNPDHVYVNAKAQVEDPDSVLNFFRKMVQLRKERLVLVYGEYQLEEPFHQQLYVYTRRMKKEGVLVVLNFSPQVVPFQLPHWFTLKEVLLNNVNVFQMNETTLTLLPYQALILDCKSQ, encoded by the coding sequence ATGTTTACAGGAAGGGAAGCGGGTTGCACGCCGGATAGTGGCACCAATATTCCTATTTCCTTATTGTTAACGAATGATGCTATGAACGGGATATTCAGTGGAAAGCGCGCCTGGTGGAAAGAAGGGATCGTGTACCAGGTGTATGTAAGAAGTTTTAAAGACAGTAACGGAGACGGCATCGGCGATCTGAAAGGAATGCTTGCGGCCGTGGATTATATTGCCGCACTGGGCGTAGATATGGTCTGGATCAACCCGGTACTGGCTTCTCCCAATAACGACAATGGATATGATATACGCGATTTCAGGGCCATCATGAAAGAGTACGGCACCATGAAAGATTTCGAGGCGCTGCTAAAGGCACTGCACAAAAAAAACATCCGTTTAATCATGGATTTTGTGCTGAACCATACCAGCGATGAGCATCAATGGTTCAAAAAAGCGAAGCGGTCCAGGAAAAGTCCTTATTACCAGTATTACCATTGGTGGCCGGAAGAAAATGGAAAGCCGCCTAAACGATACAGTTTTTTTGATCCGAAAGGCGATGCCTGGACCTACAACAAAGCCACCCGATCCTGGTACCTGCATTATTTCTCCGCGAAGATGCCCGACCTGAACTGGGAACACGAACCGGTGCGCAACGAAATGCTGGACAACGTCCGGTTCTGGTTCGATAAAGGGGTTGATGGACTGCGCCTGGATGCCGTAACTTATTTGTCGAAAGATACTTCCTGGCCCGTTATCTCCGATAAGGATATCAGGGAAAAATACCGGGAAGACTGGTCCTACTATCTTTCCCAGGGGCCGCAGCTCCACGAATACCTAAGGGAACTGCACGATAAGGTGCTCCAGTTTTATGACGTAACCACCATTGCCGAAGCGCCCGGCATCTCTCATGAAGAAGCGCCGGACTTTGTTAAGGAAGAAAGGAAGGAATTGCAGATGTTGTACCATTTTGAAGGCATGCAACTCGGTTATGCAAAGTCTGGCTTTAAAAGGCCTGATCCCGATGGATACGACCTGCTGAAATTTAAAGAAATCTATTCCCGTTGGGACAAAGTCTTCAGCAGGCAGGGCTGGGGAACGGTGTACCTCGGCAACCACGATCAGCCCCGCATGGTTTCCAGGTGGGGAAACGAAGCGCCGGGTTTCAGGAACGTTTCCGCCAAAATGCTGATCACTTTCCTGCTGACGATGCGTGCCACCCCCATCTTCTACAATGGTGATGAGTTGGGGATGGCGAACATCAGGTTTGAAAATATCAACGACTACCGTGACGTGGAAACGCTGAGCATGTACCAATACCTGGAACACCAGGGAGAAGATTTGGAGGCTTTTCTGCGCGACCAGCAGTTTGGTGCGAGAGACAATGCACGAACGCCATTTCAATGGTCGGGAGAAAAACATGCCGGCTTCACTAACGGAGAACCCTGGATTAAAGTAAATCCCGATCATGTATATGTGAATGCGAAGGCACAAGTTGAGGATCCGGATTCCGTGTTGAATTTCTTCAGGAAAATGGTGCAGCTCCGCAAAGAAAGACTGGTGCTGGTGTACGGAGAATACCAGTTGGAAGAACCTTTTCACCAGCAACTATATGTGTACACGCGCCGCATGAAGAAAGAAGGTGTGCTGGTGGTGTTGAACTTTTCTCCCCAGGTGGTTCCCTTTCAATTGCCCCACTGGTTCACGCTCAAAGAAGTATTGCTCAATAACGTCAATGTATTTCAGATGAATGAAACTACATTAACCCTCCTGCCTTACCAGGCTCTTATTCTTGATTGCAAAAGCCAATAA
- a CDS encoding DUF892 family protein: MPTAKKATKSSRQHGAVAEMGLSSTSVLELFLQELEAMYWTENQLLLSIPVLERASGAPRLKAALAEHLEITKEHVGRLEMIFEMMEEKICAVKCNAMEGLDMDAENILQNTMPESPERDMGIILAAQKVEQHEAAGYKGLIKLANLLNREDVVTILQQTLQEEMMANDLLDSISLEEYPTAI, translated from the coding sequence ATGCCGACTGCAAAAAAAGCAACAAAATCAAGCCGCCAGCATGGCGCGGTGGCGGAAATGGGATTATCATCGACCAGCGTGCTGGAATTGTTCCTGCAGGAACTGGAAGCCATGTACTGGACGGAGAACCAACTCCTGCTAAGCATTCCCGTGTTGGAAAGAGCCAGTGGTGCGCCCCGCCTGAAAGCCGCCCTGGCCGAACACCTCGAGATCACGAAGGAGCATGTGGGGCGCCTGGAAATGATCTTTGAAATGATGGAAGAAAAAATCTGCGCCGTGAAGTGCAACGCCATGGAAGGCCTGGACATGGATGCGGAGAATATCCTTCAGAACACGATGCCGGAATCGCCGGAACGAGACATGGGCATCATCCTCGCCGCTCAGAAAGTAGAACAACACGAAGCCGCCGGTTACAAGGGACTGATCAAACTAGCTAACCTTTTGAACCGGGAAGATGTGGTCACCATCCTGCAACAAACCTTACAGGAGGAAATGATGGCCAACGATCTGCTGGACAGCATTTCCCTGGAAGAATACCCCACCGCTATTTAA